The genome window ATAAACTTTTTCTCAGCGAGAAGGATAAAGATATAAACTAGTCCCCAAAAAAAATTGATGTAGGGTTCCTTCCGGAACCCTACCAAATTGGTTAAGAACAACAATTCAATTATATTTATCCGGGTAATTAAAGAGAGTCGTATCAATACGACAAGTGTTTTTATTATACTAATGTTGGTGGTTAATGTCAATATGATTTTAGACCTATTTATTTCATACTATTGTTTCTTTGTTAAATGTACGAAATATTTTATAGGAGGTATCATATAATTTCTATTATTCACATTTTGGTTGTCTGTTGACTAATCTGTATTATAGTAAAATAAACTACAGACGGGAGAGATCTCTATTGAAGAAGACCTTTGTTCTTGATACCAACGTTCTGTTGCAAACGCCTTTTGCATTATACTCATTTGAAGATAATATCATTATTTTACCAGAAGTAGTCTTGGAAGAGCTTGATAGGTTTAAAAGGGATAATACTGAACTTGGAGCCAATGCAAGGCATGTAGCAAGAATTATTGATGCACTTAGGGTAAAAGGAAATTTAAATGAAGGTGTAGAATTGGAAAACGGTAGTATTCTCCGTATTGAAATGAATTATAACCATGTGGAATTACCCAGTAGTTGGTCTGAAAGTAATAATGACAACAGGATTTTACAGGTATGTAAGGGACTGATGGAAAAAGGCGAAAAGGTATATCTTGTTACGAAGGATATTTTTGAGAGAATAAAAGCTGACATAATAGGTGTTATTGCTCAGGATTTTTTTGCAGAGCAGGTTCCCACTTTTGACGAACAGTATAAAGGGCGTGTGGATGTTTATACATCGGAAGAGAAGCTAAATGAGTTTTATAGTAAAGGCAAAATAAAACCTGAAGACATATACAGTTTTTCATCGGATTCAGGAGAAAAGATAGACATAAAGCTTGTTACAAATCAGTTTCTTATTGTTCATTCGTGCAGTAATGATAAGCATACAGCTTTAGGGAGGTTTGACGGGAAAAGTATTGTAGTGCTGAAGTTTTTACAGGAAAGGCCATTTGGCGTAAATCCGAGGAATGCCGGCCAAAAATTCATGCAGGAAGCACTGATGCTGGATGCAGATAAAGCGCCTCTGGTGATTATAAAAGGGCCAGCAGGTACAGCAAAAACATTCTATTCACTTGCAGTAGGTCTCCATAAAATAATGACAGAGCAGAGCAGGCTTTACAGAAAAATTCTGGTATGCCGTCCAAACGTAAAGCTTGATGAGGATATAGGATTTCTGCCCGGTACTGAACAGGAGAAGATAGCTCCATTTCTACGGCCTGTTGTAGACAATCTGGAGGTTCTTATTGATAACGATGAGAATGAACGCTATAGAAGTGAGAAGGAATTGAAAGATAAGGTAGATGAGTTGTTTGACAGAAAGATTATTAATACGGAGGCTATTGCTTTTATAAGAGGACGTTCTATCGTAAAACAATGGGTTATTATTGATGAAGCTCAGAATCTGACACCAAAGCAGGTAAAGGGAATTATAACCCGTGCTGGTATGGGTACTAAAATAATATTGCTGGGTGATCCCGAACAGATCGATCATCCTTTTCTTGATATAAGAACCAATGGTCTGTGTTACGCGTCTGAAAAGATGAAAGGCAGCTCACTATGCTACCAGGTAACATTGACCGATGAAGAATGTGAGCGTTCAGAACTGGCTTATGAAAGTGCTAAAAGAATGTAAATTCAAGCTCACCTCGGGCTACTTCTTTAGAATGGAGAGTAAAACCAAACCCCTTCTCAAAAAAAGCGAAGGGGTTTGGGGTGGTTTTATCTATAAATACTGTAATCCAGTTCAGGAAAAATATTATCCTTACTTTGGATATCACGAAGCCATTCCTCATCTATGCTGTTTTCCTTGATATCGTGATATAGTTTGGTAAAACGGCTTACATGGTCCTTTGTCCGTTTTATTGCATAGGGTACAACAGTACCTGCTTTCATTATAAAAGCCCAATCGCTGCTTTGAGCGAGCAGCAGTTCTCTGGCGGCCTGGTTTAAAGCATCTTTTTTTAGACCTTCTGCATATAGGTTCGAATTTGCCAGCTCAACCATCCTGTCAGCTGATTTGTGTAAATGACGATAAATCCAGTCATTTGAAGTATTCAGCCATACTTCGTTATAGCCTTTATGCCCCCATGTAGACGGGCAAGGCGAGGATACCTGCATTACAGGATTTTCTGCCATGTATTCGCTTAAGGTTATAAGTTTAAATGTGTTCTGGTCATAATATGTTTTTTTAAAAAGTGAATATAGCCAATAAGGGCCTTCATACCACCAGTGGCCGAACAATTCTGCATCATACGGACAAACTACAATTGGAGGTCTATCCATTTTATCGCTTAGGAATTCAATCTGCTTTTGTCGGTTAAACATAAAATTGCTGGCATGGATATCTACCTTGTTATGTGCCCAGATTGGGTTATATGGCTGTTTTTGTCCGGTTTTGTCGGTTATCCTGAAGTATTTGATGCCTGTTTGAATTCTTTGACCGTCAGGAGAAATATAATCTTTAATATAGTCATAATCAAGCTCGTATCCTATATCCTTGTAGAACTCCCTATAATCAAAATCACCCGGATAACCTTCTGTCGCACTCCATACTTGCCTGGAAGATTCGATATCTCTTCCGAAAGCCACGATACCTGCAGGTGTGACTATAGGGGAATAAGTACCAAACACGGGTTTCGGATCTGCAAACAAAATTCCATGGGATTCAGTAATAAAGTATTCAATGGCGTTTTCCTTCAGTATGTTTTCTACCATTGGAGTATAACCGCATTCAGGGAGCCATATCCCTTTGGGTTTACATCCGAAGTATTTCTCATATACTTTTACACCTGTACTTACCTGAGCTCTAATTGCATTTGAATTTTCCATAAGAGGAAGGAATCCATGAGTAGCAGCTGATGCAATAAGTTCCAATTTCCCGGAATCCTGAAAACTTTTGAATACAGAAATCAAGTCGCGATTATATTTAGTAGTGAAAATGTATAAGTCATTTCTGTATTTATCATTATACATTTTTGCTAGCAAATTGAATTCCTGCTGTTCTTTAGTTCTTTCAATCTCTTTGTCTGTCAACGATATCAATTTTTCAAGATATCTTATGTACCTTTCCTGTAGGAGACTGTCAGAAAGCATAGATAGTAAAGGTGGGGTAATAGACATGGTCACTTTGTAATCTACGCCTTCGTTTGAGAGAGATTCAAAGGTATTAAGTAAAGGGATATATGTTTCAGAGATAGCTTCAAAAAGCCATCTTTCCTCTAAAAAATTATCATGTTCTGGGTGGCGTACATAAGGAAGATGGGCATGCAATACTAGTGCTACATATCCTTTGGCCATTTACAATCATCCTTTCCGGTGTTAACTCTATGTGTTCTGTTTTCATTTCAAAAAGGCCTCAGAGCTGATTCCAAAATGCTCTGAAATATTAATTCCGAATAACTCTGCAGAACTAATTCCAAAAGAAGCCTCTTCAAGGCCTATTCCCATCAATTCCGGTGAACTTATGCCAACCATGAATTTTGAATGTGATTTAAAGTTGTAGGATTCATAGATGGTTTTCGTTTCCATATCAAGCTTGCCGTTTTTCAGGCTGTTATAGTTGATAAAATATGTTGCTGTATTTGTGCTTACACTATTTGACGGCGTTGAGACATAATTTGAACTGGCGAGGTTGATAAAAAACCTGTCAGCTACTTTTCTTCCCATTTCAACTACATATAGCATATTGGCATCCGGTACATTTATATACCAGTTGTTGGAGAAATCATTTATTCGGATAAAAAAACTTGTGTTTTTTGACACGTTTATTACCTTAAGTACAGGTACAGATTTTTCCCAAAGTTCATATCCGAACTCTCTTATGAATTCATCCTTTTTGGAGCCTGATATTTCCCAGTAAGCATATAGCCAATTCGGATCCCTGGCTAACAAAGTTATTTTGCTTTCATCGTATCTTAAAGGCAAAAAATAATCACCTTGTATGTTTGCCCCAACCATAAATAGTCCTCCTTGATAATATTGATTAACAAAAATTGGTTTAAAAACAGTTTCAGTGGTATATAGTTGATTAAATCAGTTTATAGTTTACTTTTCCATTACAGAACTTAATCGGTAGTATTAGTAATAAATACCTGCTACTGCATATCCAAGTGTAAGCTAAAGCTGCCAATGTACTAAAAGGGTATGTGCAAAATTATTATTTATTTACATTATAAATAATTTTATGTATAAATAAATAGTAATATGAAGGATTTTTCCAGTATATGACGAAATATGGTATATTACTGTTTCATATTTGTAATTTCACCATAATATTTTTTCATAAACCGGATTATATTATTCAGGCGTAATCAATTAGAAAAATAGGTCAAAATTATATAAATAGAAAAGTAATTTGAATGAAATAATTGTTTAGCGTATAAGATTTAAGCAGATAAATAATCTTTGAATATTGTTGCACAATATTGATATAGGCAAATAATATTATTATTAATCGGAAACAATAATGCGGGATTAACTGGTATGATACAGATGGTATATGAACCATTTTAAGCGTCTTACTATTAAAATGCTTGAGAGGAGAATTCTATGCGTATACTTATGCTATCCTGGGAATACCCTCCTAGAATAGTCGGTGGAATTTCCAGGGTTGTGCATGATTTAGCACAAAAGCTTGGGGAAAATGATAATGAAGTTCATGTTGTTACCTGTTGGGAGCCAGGCTCTAAAGAAGTTGAAATGGATAAAAAAGTTATGGTTCACAGGGTGCATACATATGATATTAATGCAGGTAATTTTATTAACTGGGTACTGCAGCTAAATTTTGCTTTAGTAGAATATTCCGTTAAGCTTATTAACGAATTTGGAAAGTTCGACATAATTCATGCTCATGACTGGATTGTTGCATTTGCTGCCAGAGCTATAAAACAATCTTATTCAATACCCCTTGTATCAACTATTCACGCAACTGAATACGGGAGGAATTGGGGTATACATAATGATATACAAAGCTATATCAGCAGTGTAGAATGGTGGCTTACCTATGAATCATGGAAAGTTATTGTAAATAGTGAGTATATGCGAAATGAAGTGAGAAATATCTTTCAGCTGCCCGAAGATAAGATACACACAATACATAATGGTGTAGATTCTGACAAGTTTAAGGGTTATGAAAGAGATATTGGTTTCAGAAGAAACTTTGCAGCAGATAATGAAAAGATTGTATTTTTTATTGGAAGGCTTGTTAATGAAAAGGGTGCTCATGTACTGATTGATTCAATACCCAAAATTGTTCAGTACTATAACGATGTTAAGTTTGTTATAGCAGGCAAAGGTCCTCAGTTTGAGTATTTAAAAGGGAAATCCTTGGCAATGGGTATTGCGCATAAAGTATATTTTACAGGATATATAAGCGATGATGACTTGTGTAAATTATACAAATGTGCGGATGTTGCTGTGTTTCCAAGTTTATATGAGCCTTTTGGTATAGTAGCTCTTGAAGGAATGGTAGCGAATGTACCGGTTGTAGTATCTGATACAGGTGGTTTGGGGGAAATTGTTAATCACGGTATTGACGGGATGAAATCATATTCGGGTAATGCAAATTCTCTAGCTGACAGTATTATGGAGATATTGTTCAATCCGGACAAGGCGGAAGAAATGAAAGAAAAGGCTTTGGAAAAGGTAAACAGGATATATAATTGGGACGTGATATCAAAACAGACAATGGATGTATATAGCGAAGTACTGAAAGAAAGTAAGGGTGCTAACTGGAAGACTCCTGAAATCAAAGGCTAACTGAAGCGGGACTGAATGTTTTCAGAAGGGAGGCTGGGAAGATATTGAATAAGGCTATGTACTATTGTTTGACATTTATAGCCGTGTATCGATATGTTTGTAGGCCTCTTATTCCGAATAACCCAATAAAAACCTATATTTAAAAAAAGATATTTGTTTTTATTGGAAATATGCTATAATAATAAAGTTGCATATAAACAGGGAATAGATGGATAATCGTCAGGCTGTTTTTCAGCTGATATATTGATATCAATATCTTTTATAATTTTGTACATATTTTATATGGTATTCTATAGTAACATTTCAGAAATATTGAATCAGATATTTTACTCAACAGTAAACTAGGTGTAAAGTATAAGATTTAATTAGAATATTATTTATAGATATCAGAATTTATTTTACAAAAACGTACGGATAATCAGTTTTTTGTAAATGCATACATAAGAAAAAAATTGGAGGTTAAGAAGTGGCAAAGAACAAGAAAAAACTTAAAGTCATACCATTGGGCGGATTACAGGAAATTGGTAAAAACATTACGGTTTTTGAGTATGGAGAGGATATAATTGTCATTGATTGCGGATTGGCATTTCCGGAAGATGAAATGCTTGGTATTGATTTAGTAATACCTGACACAACATATCTGAGTAAAAACAAGGAAAAGATCAAAGGCATTATACTTACACACGGACATGAGGATCACATAGGCGCATTACCGTATGTACTAAAGGAAATAAACGTACCTGTCTACGGTACTAAACTTACACTGGGATTACTACAGTACAAACTTGAAGAACATGGAATGCTTTCTACTGTAACTTTGAGAAGAGTAGAACAGGGGCAGATAGTTGATTTCGGGGCTTTCAAAATTGAATTCATACGCTCTACACACAGTATTGCAGATGCTGTTGCATTAGCGATACACACTCCTGTAGGAGTTGTAGTACACACATCCGACTTCAAGATAGACTATACACCTATAGAGGGACAGCCTATGGATTTGGCCCGTCTTGCCGAGTTGGGCAGAAAAGGCGTTTTGTTATTGATGTCTGACAGCACCAATGTAGAGCGTGAAGGGTATACTATGTCCGAAAGAACAGTAGGAGATACATTTGAAGAGATATTTATGAATGCCAGAAACCGGATACTTGTTGCAACATTTGCTTCAAATGTACACAGGGTACAGCAAATCGTAAATGCAGCAGTTAAGTTTAACAGAAAAGTCTCAATTTGCGGCAGGAGTATGGTTAATGTTGTAAATGCTGCAATGGAACTTGGATACTTGCATGTACCTGAAGGCATAATGATTGATATAGACCATATGGACAGGTATAATCCTGAAAATGTAGTAATTATAACTACGGGAAGTCAGGGTGAACCAATGTCTGCCTTATCAAGAATGGCAGCATCAGAACACAAAAAAGTTGAAATTGTACCTGGAGACCTTGTCATAATATCAGCGACACCAATACCGGGCAATGAAAAGCTGGTATCAAGAGTAATAAATGAGTTGTTTAAAAAGGGTGCTGAAGTTATTTATGAAGCATTAGCGGATATCCATGTATCAGGACATGCGTGCCAGGAGGAACTAAAGCTGATTCAAAACCTTGTGAAGCCAAAATTCTTTATGCCTGTACACGGTGAATACAGACATCTCAAACAGCATGCCAACCTTGCTCATAAACTTGGAATGGCAAATGAAAACATATTCGTTATGGACATAGGCAAGGTTCTCGAGCTGACATCCGACAGCGCAAAAATCAATGGCAGCGTAACCTCCGGGAAAGTGCTGGTAGACGGTCTTGGGGTGGGCGATGTAGGCAATATAGTTTTAAGGGATAGAAAACACTTGTCACAGGATGGTCTGATAGTTGTTGTAGTTACTATAGAAGGCGATTCGGGATGTGTCATTGCCGGGCCGGATATCATATCAAGAGGTTTTGTATATGTTCGAGAGTCTGAAGACTTGATGGACAATATGAGGGAAGTAGTAAAGAAAGCTCTGGAAAAATGTGAAGACAAGAAAAAGAGCGATTGGGCTGCAAAGAAAAATATTATAAAAGACTCCCTCAGGGACTATATATATGAAAAAACAAAACGGAAACCAATGATACTTCCGATTATTATGGAGATATAAAAGAGGTTCCTTGAAAGCAGATTTTTCAAATTTGTTTTCAAGGAATTATTATATTATTACGATATTTTGTGTAAATTCCTGTCCTGCTTTTCTATATACGGGATTAGAGTATCCCATAACATACATATCAGTCGCTTGAGCTTCAATCTCAAGCATTCTTTTTAAAAGGGGGTTACAGGACCTTTTATAATCTGCTGTTTTTATAATTGTGGGGAGAACAGCCTTGACTTTTATTTCAGACAATAACTTTCTGCCCCTCTGACTAAAACCCAGCACTCTTATATACTGTGGACCGTAATCCCTGACATATGCGTGCAGTTCAAATGCCTTTAATCCTGTCATAATACTGAATAATATTCTCTGTATCCGTGTCCTTGTGTATCTTTTGGTATTTATATTGGCAATAAGTTCTTCAAGACTTCCAGAGGAATCGGAAGCAGCTTTTATTCTGTTTTCCATTCCCTCGGATACGTAGGGGAGCAGGCCTATCTCCTCAGCAGGCATTCTTCTGAGAAACGATAGAAGAGCAGTCTCAAAATTTTTCGGAAAAACCGGGCTGCGTCCTGCATCAGCTTCTTCTTTAAGGATGGATAAACTTGTGTCAGGGAGAGTTTTTGACACTTCAGGGGTTAGAAGTCCGTCTGAAGTATGTAATATACTTTTTCTAATCGAAGTCGCACTTGACACGCTTCCTGTAAGCTGTTCGGAATTATAGCTGTTGCATATACGTCCTATTGTAAGAGGTTTTATACTGCTACCTATCC of Clostridia bacterium contains these proteins:
- a CDS encoding PhoH family protein, which codes for MKKTFVLDTNVLLQTPFALYSFEDNIIILPEVVLEELDRFKRDNTELGANARHVARIIDALRVKGNLNEGVELENGSILRIEMNYNHVELPSSWSESNNDNRILQVCKGLMEKGEKVYLVTKDIFERIKADIIGVIAQDFFAEQVPTFDEQYKGRVDVYTSEEKLNEFYSKGKIKPEDIYSFSSDSGEKIDIKLVTNQFLIVHSCSNDKHTALGRFDGKSIVVLKFLQERPFGVNPRNAGQKFMQEALMLDADKAPLVIIKGPAGTAKTFYSLAVGLHKIMTEQSRLYRKILVCRPNVKLDEDIGFLPGTEQEKIAPFLRPVVDNLEVLIDNDENERYRSEKELKDKVDELFDRKIINTEAIAFIRGRSIVKQWVIIDEAQNLTPKQVKGIITRAGMGTKIILLGDPEQIDHPFLDIRTNGLCYASEKMKGSSLCYQVTLTDEECERSELAYESAKRM
- a CDS encoding DUF1957 domain-containing protein — encoded protein: MAKGYVALVLHAHLPYVRHPEHDNFLEERWLFEAISETYIPLLNTFESLSNEGVDYKVTMSITPPLLSMLSDSLLQERYIRYLEKLISLTDKEIERTKEQQEFNLLAKMYNDKYRNDLYIFTTKYNRDLISVFKSFQDSGKLELIASAATHGFLPLMENSNAIRAQVSTGVKVYEKYFGCKPKGIWLPECGYTPMVENILKENAIEYFITESHGILFADPKPVFGTYSPIVTPAGIVAFGRDIESSRQVWSATEGYPGDFDYREFYKDIGYELDYDYIKDYISPDGQRIQTGIKYFRITDKTGQKQPYNPIWAHNKVDIHASNFMFNRQKQIEFLSDKMDRPPIVVCPYDAELFGHWWYEGPYWLYSLFKKTYYDQNTFKLITLSEYMAENPVMQVSSPCPSTWGHKGYNEVWLNTSNDWIYRHLHKSADRMVELANSNLYAEGLKKDALNQAARELLLAQSSDWAFIMKAGTVVPYAIKRTKDHVSRFTKLYHDIKENSIDEEWLRDIQSKDNIFPELDYSIYR
- a CDS encoding DUF4912 domain-containing protein — its product is MVGANIQGDYFLPLRYDESKITLLARDPNWLYAYWEISGSKKDEFIREFGYELWEKSVPVLKVINVSKNTSFFIRINDFSNNWYINVPDANMLYVVEMGRKVADRFFINLASSNYVSTPSNSVSTNTATYFINYNSLKNGKLDMETKTIYESYNFKSHSKFMVGISSPELMGIGLEEASFGISSAELFGINISEHFGISSEAFLK
- a CDS encoding glycosyltransferase family 4 protein, whose amino-acid sequence is MRILMLSWEYPPRIVGGISRVVHDLAQKLGENDNEVHVVTCWEPGSKEVEMDKKVMVHRVHTYDINAGNFINWVLQLNFALVEYSVKLINEFGKFDIIHAHDWIVAFAARAIKQSYSIPLVSTIHATEYGRNWGIHNDIQSYISSVEWWLTYESWKVIVNSEYMRNEVRNIFQLPEDKIHTIHNGVDSDKFKGYERDIGFRRNFAADNEKIVFFIGRLVNEKGAHVLIDSIPKIVQYYNDVKFVIAGKGPQFEYLKGKSLAMGIAHKVYFTGYISDDDLCKLYKCADVAVFPSLYEPFGIVALEGMVANVPVVVSDTGGLGEIVNHGIDGMKSYSGNANSLADSIMEILFNPDKAEEMKEKALEKVNRIYNWDVISKQTMDVYSEVLKESKGANWKTPEIKG
- a CDS encoding ribonuclease J, yielding MAKNKKKLKVIPLGGLQEIGKNITVFEYGEDIIVIDCGLAFPEDEMLGIDLVIPDTTYLSKNKEKIKGIILTHGHEDHIGALPYVLKEINVPVYGTKLTLGLLQYKLEEHGMLSTVTLRRVEQGQIVDFGAFKIEFIRSTHSIADAVALAIHTPVGVVVHTSDFKIDYTPIEGQPMDLARLAELGRKGVLLLMSDSTNVEREGYTMSERTVGDTFEEIFMNARNRILVATFASNVHRVQQIVNAAVKFNRKVSICGRSMVNVVNAAMELGYLHVPEGIMIDIDHMDRYNPENVVIITTGSQGEPMSALSRMAASEHKKVEIVPGDLVIISATPIPGNEKLVSRVINELFKKGAEVIYEALADIHVSGHACQEELKLIQNLVKPKFFMPVHGEYRHLKQHANLAHKLGMANENIFVMDIGKVLELTSDSAKINGSVTSGKVLVDGLGVGDVGNIVLRDRKHLSQDGLIVVVVTIEGDSGCVIAGPDIISRGFVYVRESEDLMDNMREVVKKALEKCEDKKKSDWAAKKNIIKDSLRDYIYEKTKRKPMILPIIMEI
- a CDS encoding nucleotidyltransferase, with the translated sequence MKVAGLVVEYNPFHNGHLYHLEQSKKLSDADYTVCIMSGNFIQRGEPALVNKWARAKMALLSGIDLVIELPVVYAMASAEYFAYGAVSILDSLGVVDSLCFGSESGSISELDLVAETLNMEPDNYKFFLKSKLNQGLSFPSAREAALIEYFKYLDLDINISTIIGSSNNILGIEYLKALKRIGSSIKPLTIGRICNSYNSEQLTGSVSSATSIRKSILHTSDGLLTPEVSKTLPDTSLSILKEEADAGRSPVFPKNFETALLSFLRRMPAEEIGLLPYVSEGMENRIKAASDSSGSLEELIANINTKRYTRTRIQRILFSIMTGLKAFELHAYVRDYGPQYIRVLGFSQRGRKLLSEIKVKAVLPTIIKTADYKRSCNPLLKRMLEIEAQATDMYVMGYSNPVYRKAGQEFTQNIVII